Proteins encoded within one genomic window of Humulus lupulus chromosome 1, drHumLupu1.1, whole genome shotgun sequence:
- the LOC133818926 gene encoding large ribosomal subunit protein eL21x/eL21w-like produces the protein MPHKFYHGRTGRVWNITKRTIGVEVNKKVGNCIIKKRIHVRVEHVQPSRCTEEFRNRKLRNDKLKAEAKLKGEAISTKRQPEGPKPGFMVEGAQLETVTPIPYDVVNDLKGGY, from the coding sequence ATGCCCCACAAGTTCTACCATGGCCGAACTGGGCGTGTCTGGAACATCACCAAGCGCACTATTGGCGTGGAAGTTAACAAGAAGGTTGGGAACTGCATCATTAAGAAGAGGATTCATGTTCGTGTGGAGCATGTCCAGCCCTCTAGATGCACTGAGGAGTTCAGAAACAGAAAGTTAAGGAATGATAAGCTCAAGGCCGAGGCCAAGTTGAAGGGTGAGGCCATCAGCACCAAGAGGCAGCCAGAGGGTCCCAAGCCAGGTTTCATGGTCGAAGGAGCTCAGTTGGAAACTGTCACCCCCATTCCTTATGATGTTGTCAACGATCTCAAGGGTGGTTATTAG